A window of Hordeum vulgare subsp. vulgare chromosome 5H, MorexV3_pseudomolecules_assembly, whole genome shotgun sequence genomic DNA:
GAGATCCAAAATGGAAACATGCGATGGATGAAGAGCACTCAACGCTCATGAGAAACAAGACTTGGCATCTTGTGCCAGAAAAGAGAGGTAAAAATGTCATTGATTGCAAATGGGTTTACAGAATAAAAAGGAAAGCAGATGGCTCCATTGACAGGTATAAAGCTCGTCTAGTTGCAAAAGGTTTTAAACAGCGATATGGTTTGGACTATGAGGATACCTTTAGTCCTATGGTTAAAGCTGCAACTATCAGACTTGTGTTAGCTATATGTGTATCCAGGGGATGGAGCTTGAGACAGCTAGATGTTTAGAATGCGTTTTtacatggtgttctggaagaggaggTTTACATAAGACAACCACCTGGGTATGTTGACAAAAATGTACCTCATTATGTGTGCAGGCTTGACAAAGCACTTTATGGTCTAAAACAAGCACCAAGGGCATGGTACTCAAGGTTAAGTTCACAGTTGAAACGTTTAGGTTTTGTTGCATCCAAAGCTGATACTTCTCTGTTTATTTACAACAAGGCAAACACAACTATATTTGTGCtagtatatgttgatgatatcatagttGCAAGCTCCTCACAAAGTGCCACCAATGCTCTCCTACATGATTTAAGTTCAGAGTTTGCTTGAAAGGATCTTGGTGATCTACATTTCTTCTTAGGCATTGAAGTTAAGAAAATTCAAGATGGCATAGTGCTAaatcaagagaagtatgtcactgAACTTCTAGTTCGAACGGGAATGAAGGACTGTAAGCCTtcatccacacctttatcatcttcAGAGGAACTATCAACTTTTGAAGGTGAGCCACTGAAAGAAGAAGAGATCACAAAATATAGAAGTGCAGTAGGGGCGCTGCAGTACTTGACACTGACAAGACCTGACATTTCTTTTGCTGTTAATAAAGTTTGCCAGTATCTTCATGCACCTACCAGCATACATTGGACTGCAGTCAAAAGAATtgtaagatacataaaacattctGTGAGCTTGGGTCTTCAGGTAAAACACTCTAAATCCACTCTCGTTAGTGCCTTCTCTGACGCTGACTGGGCAGGATGCAGTGATGATAGAAGGTCAACAGGAGGTTTTGCAGTATTCTTTGATTCTAATCTTATATCTTGGAGTGCCAGAAAACAAGCCACAGTGTCCAGATCAAGTACTGAGGCCGAATATAAGTCATTAGCAAAtgcaactgctgagattatttggCTTGAATCATTGTTAAAAGAACTAAGAGTTAAACAACATCGTGTGTCATGTTTATGGTGTGACAATCTAGGAGCAATATATCTCTCTACAAATCCAGTGTTCCATGGCAGAACAAAGCACATAGAGATTGATTTTCATTTTGTCAGAGAAAGGGTTGCAGAGAAGAAGTTGGATATACGGTTCATTCCCTCCAGAGATCAAGTCGCGGATGGGTTTACTAAAGCCTTGCCAGTTAAACCATTtgaagaattcaagaggaatctTAATATAGAATAGTTGAGATTAAGGGAGGGTGTTAAACTTAGAGATATATTATTGTTgtaatctcgatctatctctatctcCTCTCTTTAAACTAGTCATATCTGTATTCCTTTCTTGTAAGCCAAggcaagggttttgcccaatataaaTAAACACCGCGGCTCCTCTCGAGGAGTAGGAACGCTTCCATCTGACAGCGACGACGCCTTCTACTCGTAACTTTCAGGCCATGTACTTAGTTGCCCCTTCTATGTTACACACGTTGTGAGTGTTAATTCAAGATCTATGTTAGTACATAACTCCTGTTGATACACGTTCTGACGACTACATGTAACAAAAATAGTATAGTCTACGTTTGGTACATGCAACAGTGTTTGCAACCTATAAACGCCTTAAGTAAGTGATAATTGATAAACGAATTTATGTGTTGTAGATCCATCCATCTATGGTAACTATGCAAGTATGCATCGCTATCATATGTTTTTCGAAACCCCACAAAAAAATCATTTGATTTCGTAATTTCCAAACATTTATTTCACGATGGTCCTTTTTTTCTCAGATATACCTATTTTCATATATATTTTACTCCTAAAAACACAAAGAAAATTCAAAAAGGTTAAGTTTCATATTTAAAATTATTAGCAATGGCCTCTCTTTTACGTTGTTAAACATGTTATGACATGAATATCGGGCATCTGCCTCAAAACACACATTACCATTAACCATGAATGAGCCTCTCTCTTTTAGTAGGAATGATGCGGAATACTTattctcccgttgcaacacacggaTATTTTTCCATTAAGCTACCTATGTACAATAGGTAGCTATCTTGTGGTATAGTGGTAGTATAAAACCAGCAATTTGTACAATTTAGTGTTGCAACACACGGATATTTTTCCATTAAGCTACCTATGTACAATAGGTAGCTATCTTGTGGTATAGTGGTAGTATAAAACCAGCAATTTGTACAATTTAGTTTGTAAATATTCAGAATGAAAACAAAATACCAGGGAACGAACGTTCTGGATTTGAGCTTACATCGATCTGGGCACATGGGAGCTTCACTTAGAATCTGAGATATTATAATCAATTTTTTCTTCTATTTTGCAAATAAGAGGTGAAAAGAACAGAGGATGGATGCGGGACCCACCTGTGAAATTTCTTATTGTTTGGCCTGTAGGCTCTAGCTTATCTAGCACTATCATGTTACCAATTTACTATAATGGTGAACAATGGTAAAATGAACTTTAGCCTGTGAGCATCTTATTCAGTCATGCATGATGATTGCTGAAACTGATATGTCAAGTTCACAAGCCCAGGCTACAATGGCCTACCATTACTTGTCAGTCGCAAGGGCTTCAAGATAAGCAGATCTACAACACATGCAAACAGAGTTGTGACCACGGTCGAATAATCACGAACACACGGTAGAGGTACCCTGATTGGTTAACTGGGTATCTTGAGCTTCTGGGTCTTCTGCATCACGACGGGCAGCTTGCGGGCAACGAGATTTGGGTCTGCGTATGCCGCAGAATCGGAAGGATACCCTTCCTACATTATGTGGAAAATGGATTAGAAATATAAATTAAATACGCTCCAACATTTTACAGTTAACTTGTTCAAAGGAAAGTACTTggttgagagagagagaacatACCGCAGCCATGGCAGCAAATGTTGCTTCCCTCCAGCAGAGTTCACGCAGCACCACCGGCTTCGCTTCCTCCTTACTtccaaaagaacaatataaacgGGTATCCCTCAATCTCATCAGTGCACCATCAACCCTTAGCTGCAGATATATGCATGACAATAGAAAGTTGTTGTTAGGCTCCTGTGACCTATGTAGAAACGAATCTTACAAGTGCTACTAATGTTCAAGTATTTGCACATGAGACGATGTAATTGCCAGCTAACTGCCTGCTGGCGTTGTACCCAAAACCACACCTGCTTGGTGGCTGTCATGCTAACTTCCAGGATTGTAATCCCCTTCAAAAGGGCATTCATTTTAGTTTTCAGAGAGTCGACCTTAGACCCAGTTTGTTGAGAAGAGTGAACACACTTAAGAATTGTAACTATTATAAAACTAGGCTCTTGCCATTCTTTGTGGGAAAACTGGAAAGGTAGAAATTATATACTAAAAGTAAAGGAACTATTTAGTGATTTCCTTCTTGTGGACATCACATTGCCCATATAGATTGTCTTCATACTAGAGAGGCACCAGGTGTAAAATGCAAGGCAGTATATCATACCCAAAAGCGCAAGAGCAGAAACCAACCAGTTGGCATCACCCTCTGCAGACATGCAATCAAAGAATATCAAGTATCTTGAATTAACCATAAAAAGAAGTACGTAGGACTAAAGTTGATATTACCATACAAAACAGTCCAGTTAAAAAGAAGGATAGCCAGGGAGCACTTACCACTCGCGCTGTAAGGAATGAAATACCACTatcagctagctcatcttcatacaaGATAACCTAAATATGTCATGTCAGGGTAAACCAATGTATAGAGCAATCATGAACAATTCAATCTGTTTCCGTACCTCATCGTAGAAAAGAATTGGTTCTTTTGCAGAAAGGGCAACAAGGTCGATCCGGTCATCAGTGTCCTCCCAACACAAACTGCTAGATTCATCTAAACTTGTTTGTATCTGGAAAATAAAGTTAAATAAATGCTGGTCAGAATGTGGTGTCTACCAGTATGTAATGTAAATCAGCGTAAGGAGCCAAATGAAGCCAAAACAGGTGGAATTAGAGTAGAGGTAAGGTCCATACAGCGTCTTGGTTCAGAACCACAGCATCACTCCCACAGTATGGTGTCGTGAATGTATAGTCATAATCAAGTATCACTTGATCAGCAGGATTACTGCAAGAAAACATAAACTGAATGAACCTGCTCTTGGTACCTTTGCCTAATAAACCCACAACACGCTAAATTTCCAGTTAATTATTCTACAACAGTTCCTCCTACAGAAATCACCATTTTGACATAGACAAGAGTGAACATATACTCGGCGATCGAAATAAAAGAATGCATGACTGAACTTCCCACAGTAAACCATAAATTAAGCCATCCAAAATTTATTTCTTTACTGTGTTGGTACTTGTGGCCAAAGCTTGACCCTTTAAGAGAAATAGCAAGCTCCCATATAATGGTGACCCCAAACAAATCCAATACTTTTCACTAGAAATGCTTCCTAGCATGCGTAAGTAACAGAGTACAGGTATACAAGAACCTTCTGAATTTCCATTTTGCTGCAGCAGGAACTTGAACAGGTGGCAATGCCTCTTGTTTCCATGCCTTGAGAGCATCAAGCGCATTGAAATGTAATTTGACGCCAGTTTGAGCGTGCTGAATAGACACAAAACTCTCTCCAAACACCATCTCAGGTAAATGTGTCGTCTGAAGTTTATCTTCATATCTGAAGAAGAACATTGCATATAGGTTTGAATTAATTCATATACAAACATTTATATGGTTACAGAACAGGGATGTACTAACAGTGGACAGATCCAACGTTAGTTAAGAATGCAAAATGCACTCCTTAGAGCAAATAAACCAAAACCAGTAAGAAATGTTGCACATATTGCCTGACTGCACACAGCAATAGAATGACGGGTATGCTAGCACTGTTTGTTAATAATTGATTACTGGCCCATTGCTGGGGATAACAGAGGAACGACGATTCAGATTTCATGTTTAAGTTTGCAGGTGATGACCAACAGAGTAAAACATAACTGATTCAACTTCCATGGCTGAAGAACATAAGCATAACAAACTTAAGTAGTTTTAAGTTTAAATTCCATGAGTGACCAGCAACAAAGCAAATCATACCAAAT
This region includes:
- the LOC123452345 gene encoding TIP41-like protein; translated protein: MAAAAVAWDGPTAGELKAAGAEAIPSGVRVKGWVIQSHNGPILNSASVSLYEDKLQTTHLPEMVFGESFVSIQHAQTGVKLHFNALDALKAWKQEALPPVQVPAAAKWKFRSNPADQVILDYDYTFTTPYCGSDAVVLNQDAIQTSLDESSSLCWEDTDDRIDLVALSAKEPILFYDEVILYEDELADSGISFLTARVRVMPTGWFLLLRFWLRVDGALMRLRDTRLYCSFGSKEEAKPVVLRELCWREATFAAMAAEGYPSDSAAYADPNLVARKLPVVMQKTQKLKIPS